Proteins encoded in a region of the Armatimonadota bacterium genome:
- a CDS encoding tyrosine protein phosphatase, with amino-acid sequence MIDIHTHILPGVDDGLQNIGDALLVAEDAVAQGVAVMVATPHLRWSGRQALDASRIRQEVEALNALVQAKGIQIEILPGCEIPLEVDLLERLQRGEWMSLGDGGRTVLVEPPWEAWPSFGKAVLQSLLEAGWTVVLAHPERYGYFQRQLSLLEELVRMGVHLQVTTGSLIPGRASPAAARCAYELMEQRMISVVASDCHGVTHRRCDMGEAAELLRRAYGQHVARMLTTEVPRALLRAESVELAQIWKNAPTNESRWKRLLRAVLRRQADDG; translated from the coding sequence ATGATCGATATCCACACCCACATTCTCCCCGGTGTCGATGACGGTCTCCAGAACATCGGCGACGCGCTGCTCGTGGCGGAAGATGCGGTCGCGCAGGGCGTCGCCGTGATGGTGGCGACGCCGCACCTTCGCTGGAGCGGACGGCAGGCACTGGATGCCTCGCGGATTCGACAAGAGGTGGAAGCACTGAACGCCCTGGTGCAGGCGAAGGGCATCCAGATAGAGATACTGCCCGGCTGTGAGATCCCGCTGGAGGTTGACCTGCTGGAGCGATTACAGCGCGGTGAATGGATGTCGCTGGGCGACGGCGGGCGCACGGTGCTGGTGGAACCACCATGGGAAGCGTGGCCCTCCTTCGGCAAGGCAGTGCTGCAGAGCCTGCTGGAGGCAGGATGGACGGTGGTACTGGCGCATCCCGAAAGATATGGCTACTTCCAGCGCCAGCTGTCCTTGCTGGAGGAGCTGGTGCGGATGGGCGTACACCTGCAGGTGACCACCGGCTCTCTGATACCGGGCAGGGCTTCGCCGGCAGCGGCGCGATGCGCTTACGAGCTGATGGAGCAACGGATGATTAGCGTGGTGGCATCGGATTGCCACGGCGTAACCCACCGCCGATGCGATATGGGTGAGGCGGCTGAACTGCTCCGACGCGCGTATGGACAACATGTGGCGCGGATGTTGACAACGGAGGTACCTCGCGCGCTGCTGCGGGCGGAGAGTGTAGAACTGGCGCAGATCTGGAAAAACGCGCCGACAAATGAAAGCCGATGGAAACGACTGTTGCGGGCTGTTTTAAGGAGGCAAGCCGATGATGGATAA
- a CDS encoding flagellar basal body rod protein FlgB — translation MDKLFGGHYPLLKQALYACALRQEAIAHNIANVNTPGYRRVDVSFEEFLRAAQQTPLRTTDQRHFVLPPAPLANPQVTPDENAPMRPDGNTVDIDDEMAQLAENQIRFQALSQLITGRYQSLRTVITGGGR, via the coding sequence ATGGATAAGCTGTTCGGAGGTCATTACCCCTTGCTGAAGCAGGCACTGTATGCGTGTGCCCTGCGACAGGAAGCGATTGCGCATAACATCGCGAACGTGAACACCCCTGGCTACCGACGCGTCGATGTCTCATTTGAAGAGTTTCTGCGCGCAGCACAGCAAACGCCCTTACGAACTACAGACCAGCGACACTTTGTTCTGCCGCCTGCCCCACTGGCGAACCCCCAGGTCACGCCGGATGAGAATGCACCCATGCGCCCCGATGGTAACACGGTGGACATTGACGACGAGATGGCGCAACTCGCCGAGAACCAGATACGCTTTCAGGCACTCAGCCAGCTGATTACCGGCCGCTACCAGAGCTTGAGAACCGTTATCACGGGTGGGGGGAGGTAA
- a CDS encoding flagellar basal-body rod protein FlgC has product MSIFNSLRISASGLTAERLRLDVIADNLANVNTTRTAAGGPYRRKVALLEERPTGFADLLGIQSVPASGRGGVRVVAIVEDTSPPQRVYNPGHPDADADGYVLMPNVNVVTEMVDMITATRAYEANVTAMNAAKQMALRTLDIGRNA; this is encoded by the coding sequence ATGAGCATCTTTAATTCCCTGCGCATCAGTGCGTCTGGGTTGACCGCTGAGCGGTTGCGTCTGGACGTTATCGCCGACAATCTGGCGAACGTCAACACCACGCGCACTGCGGCAGGAGGTCCCTACCGGCGGAAGGTGGCGCTACTGGAAGAGCGTCCGACCGGCTTTGCCGACCTGTTGGGCATCCAGTCGGTGCCAGCGAGTGGCAGGGGCGGGGTGCGCGTGGTTGCGATTGTGGAAGATACCAGTCCTCCCCAGCGGGTGTACAACCCAGGTCACCCAGACGCCGATGCCGACGGGTATGTGCTGATGCCTAACGTGAACGTGGTAACTGAAATGGTGGATATGATTACAGCCACGCGGGCGTACGAGGCGAACGTGACCGCCATGAACGCGGCAAAACAGATGGCGTTACGCACGCTGGACATCGGCAGAAACGCATAA
- the fliE gene encoding flagellar hook-basal body complex protein FliE, which produces MDIRLNTVLPGTTAAITSNPSSGNQETAPSFAETLRDAFDRINQMQLDSAELARQFAAGETDDLVRVVTAAEEASLALQLAVQVRNKVVEAYQEIMRMQV; this is translated from the coding sequence ATGGATATTCGCTTGAATACTGTGCTGCCGGGCACAACAGCAGCTATAACCAGCAATCCTTCATCCGGCAACCAGGAGACTGCCCCTTCTTTTGCCGAAACGCTCAGGGACGCTTTTGACAGGATAAACCAGATGCAGCTGGACTCTGCCGAGCTGGCTCGACAGTTCGCCGCAGGCGAGACTGACGACCTGGTGCGCGTGGTCACCGCGGCGGAGGAAGCCTCACTCGCTCTGCAGTTAGCGGTGCAGGTACGCAACAAGGTGGTAGAGGCGTATCAGGAAATCATGCGGATGCAGGTATAG